From the Leptospira biflexa serovar Patoc strain 'Patoc 1 (Paris)' genome, one window contains:
- a CDS encoding DUF2200 domain-containing protein, which translates to MEPTKEHHDKMAKMTFAKVYPLYVTKIQNKGRTVEELNQVIKWLTSFDEKKIKEMIKENVTFETFFAKAKLNEHASLIKGMICGYRIEDIENPLTRKVRYLDKLVDELAKGKSLEKILRSP; encoded by the coding sequence TTGGAACCAACGAAAGAACACCATGATAAAATGGCTAAGATGACTTTTGCAAAAGTGTATCCACTATATGTAACCAAGATACAAAATAAGGGAAGGACTGTAGAAGAATTAAACCAAGTGATCAAATGGCTCACTTCCTTTGATGAAAAGAAAATCAAAGAAATGATAAAAGAGAATGTGACATTTGAAACTTTTTTCGCCAAAGCAAAATTAAATGAACATGCATCTCTCATAAAAGGAATGATTTGTGGTTATCGTATCGAAGACATTGAAAACCCATTGACTCGAAAGGTTCGTTATTTGGATAAATTAGTCGATGAACTTGCGAAAGGCAAATCATTAGAAAAAATTTTAAGATCACCTTAA
- a CDS encoding dihydrofolate reductase family protein, with protein MRKVIFGINASADGFFGHADMNADEALHEYFMQILQNSSEILYGRTTYELMVPFWPEVAKNQSMSQLSNEFAKVFTSLEKILFSQTIAKVDDPNTTLATRPLEEEVAHLKKQPGKDICIGSLSLASQLSNFGLIDEYRIVIHPVIVGKGPRLFSNHTLDKTLRLDLVSSKTFPSGNTALHYQTRREI; from the coding sequence ATGAGAAAGGTTATCTTTGGGATCAATGCCTCAGCAGATGGATTTTTTGGTCATGCCGATATGAATGCGGATGAAGCATTGCACGAATATTTCATGCAAATTTTACAAAATTCGAGTGAAATCCTTTATGGCCGAACCACGTACGAACTCATGGTTCCTTTTTGGCCTGAAGTTGCGAAAAACCAATCCATGTCGCAACTTAGCAATGAGTTTGCGAAGGTCTTCACTTCTCTGGAAAAAATCTTATTTTCCCAAACCATAGCAAAAGTAGATGATCCCAATACAACTCTTGCCACAAGGCCTTTGGAAGAGGAAGTGGCTCATCTCAAAAAACAACCAGGAAAGGATATTTGTATTGGAAGTTTAAGTCTTGCCTCACAACTTTCAAACTTCGGTTTGATTGATGAATATAGGATTGTGATCCATCCTGTAATCGTTGGAAAAGGCCCGCGACTCTTTTCGAATCATACCTTAGATAAAACACTTCGATTGGATTTGGTGAGTTCCAAAACCTTCCCTTCTGGTAACACCGCTCTCCATTACCAAACACGCAGAGAGATATAA
- a CDS encoding DUF3995 domain-containing protein, with protein MELTYFSLSITTSLLLFSLSLIHIYWGLGGLWPGKNKQELIDLVFGKGNQFPSAFSCFFVAVFLILFSILPIVWIYRVPFLIHPQMTNGIRYIMYFVAIVFTLRGVLGYLPFVTKHWKPIFVYYTKRIYNPLCLFLGLVFWGMAFFT; from the coding sequence ATGGAACTCACCTACTTTAGCCTTAGTATCACAACCTCCCTACTCCTTTTTTCCCTATCTTTGATCCACATCTATTGGGGTTTAGGAGGGTTATGGCCAGGGAAAAACAAACAAGAATTAATTGATTTAGTCTTTGGAAAAGGAAATCAGTTCCCGTCGGCCTTCAGTTGTTTTTTTGTCGCTGTGTTTTTGATTCTCTTTTCCATTTTGCCCATTGTTTGGATCTATCGAGTCCCTTTTTTGATACATCCTCAAATGACAAATGGTATACGCTATATAATGTATTTTGTCGCTATTGTTTTTACGTTACGAGGTGTCCTTGGATACCTTCCTTTTGTCACCAAACATTGGAAACCGATCTTTGTGTATTATACAAAGCGGATTTATAACCCACTCTGTCTCTTTCTGGGTTTGGTTTTTTGGGGAATGGCCTTCTTTACGTAA
- a CDS encoding alpha/beta hydrolase: MNPLNRFPISQSHKSSFSSVFVCLVMVLFFSCSLVGVDVDGKTNSENTSLISAGLLLQTLSQQSTYNTPPTVRSMTTYSVSKTTHVYAQALSHSNWGSATTNIVNLSLDLYLPENAPRNRPAMILIHGGGFSTGSKDDTNIVSMANYFTSRGWVCISINYRLISAYGTLSTAWGTYVLNNAALTPAERQQSYAMYPAARDAKAALRWLYANASTYGINTNYMTALGGSAGSFLANMLGITNVNDFRDETLTLVDTTLLSTNLNAGSTIHTVIDHWGGITHMTYLQTITGQSRFDANDPPISIVHGTLDADVPFSQAEALRDAYIATGASYEFNPLVGEGHSAWSATINGKSLSENAFQFIVTKQTLTVN, translated from the coding sequence ATGAATCCATTGAATCGATTCCCAATCAGTCAGTCACATAAAAGTTCTTTTTCTTCTGTGTTCGTTTGTTTGGTTATGGTTTTGTTTTTCTCGTGTTCCCTTGTAGGAGTGGATGTCGATGGTAAAACAAACTCAGAGAACACTTCACTCATCTCTGCCGGTTTATTATTGCAAACACTTTCCCAACAAAGTACTTACAATACACCTCCCACTGTTCGATCAATGACAACCTATTCTGTTTCCAAAACGACTCATGTGTATGCACAAGCACTGAGTCATTCCAATTGGGGATCTGCAACAACTAACATCGTCAACTTAAGTTTAGATTTATATTTACCTGAGAATGCACCAAGGAACCGTCCTGCCATGATCCTCATCCATGGTGGTGGGTTCTCTACTGGATCGAAAGATGATACAAACATCGTATCGATGGCAAATTATTTTACAAGTCGTGGTTGGGTTTGTATCTCGATCAACTACAGACTGATTTCAGCTTATGGCACACTCTCAACAGCCTGGGGAACGTATGTATTAAATAATGCGGCACTTACTCCTGCAGAAAGACAACAAAGTTATGCGATGTATCCTGCGGCAAGAGATGCAAAAGCAGCTCTTCGTTGGTTGTATGCCAATGCATCTACTTATGGTATTAACACAAATTACATGACAGCACTCGGAGGATCAGCTGGATCCTTTTTAGCCAATATGCTTGGGATCACAAATGTAAATGATTTCCGAGATGAAACCTTGACTCTTGTGGATACCACTCTTTTAAGTACCAATCTCAATGCAGGATCAACCATTCATACTGTCATCGACCACTGGGGTGGAATCACACATATGACATACTTACAAACAATTACAGGCCAGTCCAGATTTGATGCCAATGACCCACCCATTAGTATTGTCCATGGCACACTTGATGCCGATGTTCCCTTTTCACAAGCGGAGGCACTCCGAGATGCCTACATTGCCACAGGAGCATCCTATGAATTTAATCCTCTTGTGGGAGAAGGTCATAGTGCATGGTCCGCTACGATTAATGGTAAATCTTTATCGGAAAATGCTTTTCAATTCATAGTCACAAAACAAACTTTAACCGTAAACTAA
- a CDS encoding protein adenylyltransferase SelO, producing the protein MPSLSFPSFPLVEATYTSLPNSFFQVTKPTPVTSPEVLFWNDALALEFQFSHWKKQEEATARFFSGSILPEGIEPFAQAYAGHQFGHFTMLGDGRTIVMGEFKNKNGERFDFQWKGSGRTKYSRNGDGRATISAMVREYIMSEAMAGLRIPTTRSLAVVKTGEAVLREDPQEGAVLTRVAKSHIRVGTFEYAYQALSLEELEALFLYTARRHAPDVLNTENPALAFLEFVMRRQVSLITNWMRVGFIHGVMNTDNMSIAGETIDYGPCAFMNGFSAKRVFSSIDVNGRYAFSNQVGIAQWNLACLTNSLLPLLDPNQETAIALAKTKLNELESWFHESYIRMLGEKIGFPNLTEKDLLLLQSLYQWMQDTEADFTNTFLVLEGVYSPKDTIYNDIRWKDWVKLWKEEKTKQGIRDEDAISLMQKTNPSFVPRNHLVEMALANVHQGNTSVVDQFIERSLSPYKREIGYDYGDEVPMGGDANYQTFCGT; encoded by the coding sequence ATGCCATCCCTTTCCTTTCCATCATTTCCATTAGTGGAAGCAACTTATACATCCTTACCCAATTCTTTTTTCCAAGTTACCAAACCCACACCAGTAACTTCTCCGGAAGTTCTATTTTGGAACGATGCATTGGCATTGGAGTTTCAATTTTCGCATTGGAAAAAACAGGAAGAAGCGACCGCTCGTTTTTTTTCCGGGTCAATCCTGCCGGAAGGAATTGAACCATTTGCCCAAGCCTATGCGGGCCATCAGTTTGGACATTTTACGATGTTAGGTGACGGTCGAACGATTGTGATGGGAGAATTCAAAAACAAAAATGGAGAAAGATTCGATTTCCAATGGAAAGGATCAGGTAGGACCAAGTATTCTAGAAATGGTGATGGACGTGCGACTATCAGTGCGATGGTGCGAGAGTACATCATGAGTGAAGCGATGGCAGGTTTGCGGATTCCAACAACTCGAAGTTTGGCGGTTGTGAAAACTGGGGAGGCTGTTTTAAGAGAGGATCCCCAAGAAGGAGCCGTTTTGACTCGAGTGGCGAAAAGCCATATTCGAGTGGGTACATTTGAATATGCCTACCAAGCTCTATCCTTAGAAGAATTGGAAGCATTATTTTTATACACTGCGAGGAGGCATGCCCCTGATGTTTTAAACACAGAGAATCCTGCGCTTGCATTTTTAGAGTTTGTGATGAGGCGCCAAGTCTCACTCATTACCAATTGGATGAGGGTTGGCTTCATCCATGGTGTGATGAATACAGACAATATGAGTATTGCTGGAGAGACAATCGATTATGGTCCTTGTGCCTTTATGAATGGATTTTCCGCAAAACGTGTGTTTAGCTCCATCGATGTGAATGGTCGTTATGCATTTTCCAATCAAGTGGGGATTGCCCAATGGAACTTAGCATGTTTGACAAATTCGCTTCTCCCTCTCTTAGATCCAAATCAAGAAACCGCGATTGCACTGGCAAAAACAAAACTGAATGAATTGGAATCTTGGTTTCATGAAAGTTACATACGAATGTTAGGTGAAAAAATTGGATTCCCTAACCTAACAGAAAAAGATTTGCTATTACTCCAAAGCCTTTACCAGTGGATGCAAGATACCGAAGCTGATTTTACCAATACATTTCTTGTTTTGGAAGGCGTTTACTCTCCTAAGGATACAATTTATAACGATATTCGATGGAAAGATTGGGTGAAACTTTGGAAGGAAGAGAAAACGAAGCAGGGGATCCGAGACGAAGATGCGATCTCACTGATGCAAAAAACAAATCCAAGCTTTGTACCTAGAAATCACTTAGTGGAAATGGCCCTTGCTAACGTTCACCAAGGAAATACGAGTGTTGTGGATCAATTCATTGAAAGGAGTTTGTCTCCTTACAAACGGGAAATTGGTTATGATTATGGAGATGAAGTCCCGATGGGTGGAGATGCCAACTATCAGACATTTTGTGGGACATAG
- a CDS encoding lysoplasmalogenase, translated as MNQSLILISALPLLGILLYFEKKESIKGMLGVKPILSSLFVITAFLQINQYSSYQYLILVGLVLSFIGDICLIFFFHKKVFTAGLGAFLAGHVMYTIAFSRLGEVGSVMITVGTVFLLTSVVIYMRLQANLGNMRAPVLAYISIITVMVIGAASFWDHTTININCRNFVLTGALLFYISDIFVARHRFVQKEFLNRAIGLPMYYSAQFLIALSTGLI; from the coding sequence ATGAATCAATCTCTCATTTTAATTTCGGCACTCCCACTCCTTGGAATCCTCCTCTATTTTGAAAAAAAAGAATCGATAAAAGGAATGTTAGGTGTAAAACCAATTTTATCTTCACTTTTTGTCATCACAGCGTTTCTCCAAATCAATCAATATTCAAGTTACCAGTATCTCATCCTTGTTGGGTTGGTTCTTAGTTTTATTGGTGATATATGTCTGATTTTTTTCTTTCATAAAAAAGTTTTCACAGCAGGTCTTGGTGCTTTTCTCGCAGGTCATGTGATGTATACGATTGCTTTTTCTCGATTAGGAGAGGTGGGTTCAGTCATGATCACAGTGGGAACAGTTTTTTTGCTGACAAGTGTCGTGATTTATATGCGACTCCAGGCAAATCTTGGGAATATGCGTGCACCTGTTTTAGCCTATATCAGTATTATCACAGTGATGGTGATTGGAGCTGCTTCTTTTTGGGACCACACCACAATCAACATCAATTGCCGCAATTTTGTGTTAACCGGTGCTCTGCTTTTTTACATCTCTGATATATTTGTAGCAAGGCACCGATTCGTCCAAAAAGAATTCCTGAATCGAGCGATTGGACTACCTATGTACTACTCAGCACAATTTTTGATCGCATTATCAACTGGTCTAATTTAA
- a CDS encoding nuclear transport factor 2 family protein, with translation MMEITKGTLKLEPKILMVNEDFVSVIIQFSASRDNALMSMAGVDLLKIQNGQIKEVWLFSEDQEAENTFWGK, from the coding sequence ATGATGGAAATCACCAAAGGCACGTTAAAGTTAGAACCAAAAATACTTATGGTGAACGAAGATTTTGTTTCTGTAATCATTCAATTTTCAGCTAGCCGTGACAACGCACTGATGTCAATGGCAGGAGTTGACCTATTAAAAATTCAGAATGGACAGATCAAAGAAGTCTGGCTTTTTTCCGAAGACCAAGAAGCTGAAAATACTTTTTGGGGGAAGTAA
- a CDS encoding antibiotic biosynthesis monooxygenase family protein, with the protein MNQILIDRFQLPKEAKEVFLKRVKINREYIKTIPGFLGDEVFLCEKNNNILVVTVAKWKDQVSLQNAKALVFSEYQKQNFDMMEICNFKTFKLIL; encoded by the coding sequence ATGAACCAAATTCTGATTGATCGATTCCAATTACCGAAAGAAGCAAAGGAAGTTTTTTTAAAACGAGTAAAAATCAACCGTGAATATATAAAAACCATTCCTGGCTTTTTAGGTGATGAGGTTTTCCTTTGTGAAAAAAATAATAACATCCTGGTTGTGACGGTAGCGAAATGGAAAGATCAAGTCAGCTTACAAAATGCCAAGGCACTCGTCTTTTCAGAGTATCAAAAACAAAATTTTGATATGATGGAGATTTGTAATTTCAAAACATTTAAATTAATCTTGTAA
- a CDS encoding helix-turn-helix domain-containing protein gives MKHYSNLLRIHSAISSYSNQMNLTEIAHNNGFFDQSHFNKELKLFTGKSPKTFFERKQIW, from the coding sequence ATGAAACATTATTCAAATCTGTTGCGCATTCATTCGGCCATTTCTTCCTATTCGAATCAAATGAACCTCACGGAGATTGCACACAATAATGGTTTTTTTGATCAATCCCATTTCAACAAAGAATTGAAACTTTTTACGGGAAAATCGCCTAAAACTTTTTTCGAACGAAAACAAATTTGGTAA
- a CDS encoding DUF6597 domain-containing transcriptional factor, which yields MKIQSFFPSKLLSPYVQKYLIIKTEEGIENQILPAPHLVLSFQLSGSLHSIESEYSYDLPRMGIAGFRKSARTIIYPKKSSALLVLLTEIGAANFFLEPISDFIGKTLSLELLIPNQSLREIEEKLFDSTSDLIRIHLIENFLIQKFHRNNNETLFKSVAHSFGHFFLFESNEPHGDCTQ from the coding sequence ATGAAGATCCAGAGTTTTTTTCCATCCAAGTTACTCTCCCCTTATGTTCAAAAATACTTAATTATCAAAACAGAAGAAGGTATCGAGAACCAAATTCTACCAGCTCCTCATCTTGTATTATCATTCCAACTTTCAGGAAGCTTACATTCGATTGAGTCTGAGTACTCGTATGATTTACCGAGAATGGGAATTGCTGGGTTTAGAAAATCCGCAAGAACAATCATATATCCTAAAAAATCCTCGGCGTTGCTTGTTCTTTTGACAGAAATTGGAGCTGCTAATTTTTTTTTGGAACCTATCTCCGACTTCATTGGCAAAACTTTAAGTTTAGAACTCTTAATTCCTAATCAATCATTAAGGGAGATAGAAGAAAAACTTTTTGATTCCACATCTGACTTGATTAGAATTCATCTCATTGAGAATTTTTTAATTCAAAAATTCCATCGGAACAACAATGAAACATTATTCAAATCTGTTGCGCATTCATTCGGCCATTTCTTCCTATTCGAATCAAATGAACCTCACGGAGATTGCACACAATAA
- a CDS encoding methyl-accepting chemotaxis protein: MTSVSGNYLEKGSMIANTIRISFAIVMLSINIFFMVAIPTTEKTMSLILSFLELIVLSYGVYTFWLYKKQKFFLKFAYVSIILDIIIYSSVFAIVVIMSKTPAEKVSIATLPFVMLVLLFVVIYSGFLLSYRLTMTVGYIAISSLLLYVFLGVKGGAEIKFIATAANQFGIPFIGINTIALICGVHMMSAVVKFMSNSSIEATKSAEEARLKSESANQTKQNIQQEAETLNQSVQEMLKFMDSLNTEIQTQVSSVEEISASMEELAASMDSASDFVKSQFTRIDDLNQESSVMDKILSEVYSSTINLAQTTDESKQYSVQVTTAMDSVSSNFEEIKESFQKVEEVNQILRDIADRTNLLALNASIEAARAGEHGRGFAVVAQEVAKLADSAQENASLISKIITQAAKQIVSGNTAAYETKEKMGIQDKSFGILVSNLSDLKIRVEKQTSIHKSFLNSFQELFSLSKQLEVLASEQKTGTQEMSRALVSIEQSASSLASNTSHLRENVDGLSKQSQRLANHI, translated from the coding sequence ATGACATCAGTTTCTGGAAACTACTTAGAAAAGGGAAGTATGATAGCGAACACGATTCGTATTTCCTTTGCAATTGTTATGTTATCTATCAATATTTTCTTTATGGTGGCGATTCCAACTACCGAAAAAACGATGAGCCTTATTTTATCATTTCTAGAATTAATAGTTTTGTCATATGGTGTTTATACCTTTTGGCTTTATAAAAAACAAAAATTCTTTTTAAAATTTGCATACGTCTCCATCATACTCGATATCATCATTTATTCGAGTGTTTTCGCCATTGTTGTCATTATGTCCAAAACTCCTGCAGAAAAGGTTTCGATTGCAACATTACCATTTGTAATGTTGGTTCTACTATTTGTCGTTATTTACTCAGGTTTTCTTTTGTCATATCGTTTGACTATGACAGTTGGATACATTGCAATTTCAAGTTTACTTCTATATGTATTTTTAGGAGTAAAGGGTGGTGCTGAAATTAAATTTATTGCGACTGCTGCAAATCAATTTGGGATTCCATTCATTGGGATTAATACAATTGCTTTGATTTGTGGTGTGCATATGATGAGTGCCGTCGTAAAATTTATGTCGAATTCTAGTATTGAAGCAACAAAATCTGCCGAAGAAGCAAGACTAAAATCTGAATCCGCAAACCAAACAAAGCAAAACATCCAACAAGAAGCGGAAACGTTGAATCAAAGTGTCCAAGAAATGTTAAAATTTATGGATTCATTGAACACTGAAATCCAAACACAAGTTTCTAGTGTCGAGGAGATCAGTGCGTCTATGGAAGAACTTGCAGCTTCAATGGACAGTGCTAGCGATTTTGTGAAATCACAGTTTACGAGAATAGATGATTTAAACCAAGAAAGTTCCGTGATGGATAAAATTTTGTCCGAAGTATACAGTTCAACGATCAATTTGGCACAAACCACTGATGAATCAAAACAATATAGTGTTCAAGTAACGACAGCTATGGATTCAGTTAGCTCCAATTTTGAAGAAATTAAAGAAAGTTTTCAAAAAGTGGAAGAAGTGAACCAAATTTTACGAGACATAGCTGATCGAACCAACTTACTTGCATTAAATGCTTCTATTGAAGCAGCTCGCGCTGGTGAACATGGAAGAGGTTTTGCTGTAGTAGCTCAAGAAGTCGCTAAACTTGCTGACAGTGCACAGGAAAATGCATCACTAATATCAAAAATCATTACACAAGCTGCTAAACAAATTGTGAGCGGAAATACGGCCGCTTATGAAACGAAAGAAAAAATGGGAATCCAGGATAAAAGTTTTGGTATCCTCGTTTCAAACCTTTCTGATTTAAAAATTCGAGTAGAAAAACAAACATCCATTCATAAATCTTTTTTAAATTCATTCCAAGAATTGTTTTCACTTTCCAAACAATTGGAAGTTTTGGCATCAGAACAAAAAACGGGTACACAAGAAATGTCGAGAGCGCTTGTATCGATTGAACAATCTGCTTCGTCGCTTGCATCCAATACCTCCCACTTGCGTGAAAATGTGGATGGACTCTCAAAACAATCACAACGATTGGCAAATCACATTTAA
- a CDS encoding ATP-binding protein, which produces MTSSNTKFPKYDFQNIFQSLPELYMLLDLDFCIIDISDAYANATLIKRENVVGQNLFEVFPDNPEDQSADGVKQLRSSLKQVLNYKRTSTMALQKYDITKPDGSGFEVRYWSPRNSPVFNSNGDLVCIVHTAEDVTDFVYLKQQRVEQSEQTDEMTERISKMESEVITRAKEVIEKNEALLNSEQNLSITLSSIGDAVLATDEHGIINRLNPVAESLIGWTAKEAIGKNVNEVLQLVYASSGLPKSIPIFEVISNGTVKGSSQDGILIHRYGRKINISDTCSPIRNKNGEIIGSILVFRDISEEFAAKTYLEKAKENAEMANKAKDSFLATMSHEIRTPLSGLIGMLELLYQTSLNDDQKSLVNNALVSGNSLLRILSDILDLSKIEEGKLELSLQPTSISRLLSEVATTYLQIASSKGLTLSYAVDEKITSAHILDSLRLSQIINNFVSNGIKFTSKGSIHISANLIKNIDTLQQIQFSVTDTGIGLSKTDQSKLFQSYTQATADTARLYGGTGLGLAICMRLSELMDGNITIDSLPGSGSTFSITLSLPTTEMDTKNENSKENAPKTIEPIFFTEFDPPRILAVDDNSVNLEIILRQLKVFGLEVDGADDGEKALQLWLNNKYDLIITDCHMPIKDGYTLTKEIRNIEKSKFEKRIPIIGYTANALVEEREYCLSIGMDELLIKPARLSNLRETLVKWLPNQIQSIDQ; this is translated from the coding sequence TTGACTTCCTCCAATACTAAATTTCCAAAATATGATTTTCAAAATATTTTTCAATCATTGCCTGAACTATATATGCTTTTGGATTTGGATTTTTGTATCATTGATATCAGCGATGCGTATGCAAATGCGACGTTAATCAAAAGGGAAAATGTTGTCGGACAGAATCTTTTTGAAGTATTCCCTGACAATCCAGAGGATCAATCCGCGGATGGTGTCAAACAACTTCGTTCCTCGCTTAAGCAAGTGCTTAACTACAAACGCACGAGCACAATGGCATTACAAAAATATGATATAACAAAGCCGGATGGAAGTGGATTTGAAGTTCGATATTGGAGTCCTAGAAATTCACCAGTTTTTAATTCCAATGGAGATTTAGTCTGTATTGTACATACGGCAGAAGATGTTACGGATTTTGTATATTTAAAACAACAAAGAGTAGAACAGTCGGAACAAACAGATGAAATGACAGAGCGCATTTCAAAAATGGAATCCGAAGTGATTACCCGTGCAAAAGAAGTAATTGAAAAAAATGAAGCATTACTTAACAGCGAACAAAATTTATCTATCACACTCAGTTCTATCGGCGATGCTGTTCTTGCTACGGATGAACATGGAATCATCAATCGATTAAATCCTGTTGCAGAATCTCTTATCGGTTGGACAGCAAAAGAAGCGATCGGTAAAAACGTAAACGAAGTATTACAATTAGTGTATGCATCCTCTGGTTTACCCAAAAGCATTCCCATCTTCGAAGTCATCTCTAACGGAACTGTCAAAGGAAGTAGCCAAGATGGAATTTTAATCCACCGCTATGGAAGAAAAATAAATATTTCTGATACATGTTCACCCATTCGAAATAAAAACGGTGAAATCATTGGATCGATTTTAGTTTTTCGCGATATATCGGAAGAATTTGCTGCAAAAACATATCTGGAAAAGGCAAAAGAAAATGCAGAAATGGCAAACAAAGCAAAGGATTCTTTTCTCGCAACAATGAGCCATGAAATCCGTACACCACTTAGTGGGCTTATCGGTATGTTAGAGTTACTCTATCAAACTTCATTAAATGATGACCAAAAAAGTTTAGTGAATAATGCATTGGTTTCAGGCAACAGCTTACTACGTATCCTTAGCGATATTCTTGATCTTTCAAAAATAGAAGAGGGAAAATTAGAATTATCACTTCAACCAACATCAATTAGTCGACTACTCTCCGAAGTAGCGACAACCTATTTACAAATCGCAAGTTCAAAAGGATTGACATTAAGTTATGCTGTGGATGAAAAAATTACATCTGCGCATATATTGGATTCTTTACGTTTGTCTCAGATTATCAATAATTTTGTAAGCAATGGTATTAAATTTACATCGAAAGGAAGTATTCATATTTCAGCGAACTTAATTAAAAATATTGATACATTACAACAAATCCAATTTTCCGTCACTGATACAGGAATAGGCCTCAGCAAAACTGATCAATCAAAATTATTCCAGTCTTATACGCAGGCCACAGCTGACACTGCTCGATTGTACGGTGGCACTGGACTTGGACTTGCTATCTGTATGAGATTGTCTGAACTGATGGACGGAAACATAACGATTGATAGTTTACCAGGTTCTGGGTCTACATTTAGTATTACATTGTCGCTTCCCACAACGGAAATGGATACCAAAAACGAGAATTCAAAGGAAAATGCCCCAAAAACAATTGAACCAATTTTTTTTACAGAATTTGATCCTCCTCGAATATTAGCTGTTGATGACAATTCAGTCAATTTAGAAATTATTTTACGCCAATTGAAAGTTTTTGGTCTGGAAGTCGATGGAGCTGATGATGGGGAAAAGGCTTTGCAGTTGTGGTTAAACAATAAATACGATCTCATCATAACCGATTGCCATATGCCCATAAAAGATGGTTATACATTAACCAAAGAGATCCGAAATATAGAAAAATCAAAATTTGAAAAACGAATACCGATTATCGGTTACACTGCCAATGCTTTGGTGGAAGAAAGAGAGTATTGTTTGTCCATAGGAATGGATGAGCTTTTGATCAAACCAGCTCGATTGTCAAATCTAAGAGAAACTCTTGTTAAATGGTTGCCAAATCAAATTCAATCGATTGACCAATAG